A portion of the Oncorhynchus gorbuscha isolate QuinsamMale2020 ecotype Even-year linkage group LG19, OgorEven_v1.0, whole genome shotgun sequence genome contains these proteins:
- the LOC124006023 gene encoding metalloreductase STEAP4-like, with translation MRRKANKTTPFDFDNTEAWGTDSFYVLGILGFCLYVLLGITSLPSVGAALSWREFSFVQSKLGHLTLLLCRAHGFLYGWNKFLHSSTYKWYTPPGYMLCLVLPSVVLLLKLLLITPCVDHTGRRRKISHL, from the exons agaaaaGCCAATAAGACCactccatttgactttgacaacACAGAGGCCTGGGGCACAGATTCCTTCTATGTCCTGGGGATCCTGGGCTTCTGTCTCTACGTCCTGCTGGGGATCACCTCCTTGCcctctgtaggagcagctctcaGCTGGAGGGAGTTCAGCTTCGTACAG TCCAAGCTGGGCCACCTGACACTGCTGTTGTGTAGAGCCCATGGCTTCCTGTATGGCTGGAACAAGTTCCTGCATTCCTCCACCTACAAGTGGTACACCCCACCAGGCTACATGCTGTGTCTGGTGCTTCCCTCTGTGGTGCTGCTGCTCAAGCTGCTGCTCATCACCCCCTGTGTGGACCACACCGGTAGGAGACGAAAAATCAGCCACCTCTGA